One Bdellovibrio sp. ArHS genomic region harbors:
- the pilB gene encoding type IV-A pilus assembly ATPase PilB: MSSLKIGEILVKQGLLRADQLSLAIEEQKKSGHKLTAAIIQLGFLKENQILRALEKHFAVPGVEVNTFEIDQSVIGLIPKDVCEKNTLIPLQKAGTTLVVAFADPSNIIVKEDLRFITRCRIQAVVGTESAIASGIEKYYGGSISTKSLNVIGSESFDEEFSINNPTAEVIDQDGVMDDAPIVKFVNSILTDAIRKRVSDIHFEPYEKKYRVRFRIDGTLQEATAPPAGTGAAIASRIKIMSKLDIAEKRRPQDGRLKVRTSKGKEMDFRVSVLPTLWGEKVVLRLLDKSNLQLDMTKLGFEEDDLKLFKSQINLPQGMVLITGPTGSGKTNTIYSALSELNQPDVNISTAEDPVEFNLEGINQVQMNPDIDLTFASALKSFLRQDPDIVLVGEIRDLETAEIAFKAASTGHLVVSTLHTNDAPSTVIRLTEMGVAPYIITSTVNLIVAQRLVGKICESCKAPVEVPAQTLLNLGVPQAEVGDYKIFRGKGCANCNNTGIKGRTAIFELMHMTEKMKEAILKGASTGQLRYLAREQGMRTLRRSALLKLKRGFTTIEEVLNASVKDT, translated from the coding sequence ATGTCTTCACTCAAAATCGGTGAAATCTTAGTTAAGCAGGGTCTGCTGCGTGCGGACCAGTTATCTCTTGCGATCGAAGAGCAAAAAAAATCAGGACATAAGCTGACGGCGGCCATCATTCAGTTGGGATTCCTTAAGGAAAATCAAATCCTTCGTGCTTTGGAAAAACATTTTGCCGTTCCCGGTGTTGAAGTAAATACCTTTGAAATCGACCAGTCCGTCATTGGTCTTATTCCGAAAGATGTGTGCGAAAAGAACACGCTGATTCCCTTGCAGAAAGCGGGAACAACGCTGGTTGTGGCGTTTGCGGACCCTAGCAATATCATTGTTAAAGAAGATTTGCGTTTTATCACGCGTTGTCGCATCCAGGCGGTTGTCGGAACTGAAAGTGCGATCGCTTCCGGCATTGAAAAATACTATGGCGGCAGTATTAGTACGAAATCTTTGAACGTCATCGGATCTGAATCTTTCGATGAAGAGTTCAGCATCAATAATCCCACCGCCGAAGTCATTGATCAGGATGGGGTCATGGATGATGCCCCCATTGTTAAATTCGTAAACTCTATTTTGACAGATGCCATTCGTAAAAGGGTGTCGGATATTCACTTTGAGCCTTACGAAAAAAAATACCGTGTGCGTTTCCGCATCGACGGAACCTTGCAGGAAGCAACGGCTCCTCCCGCCGGAACCGGCGCCGCTATCGCATCTCGTATTAAGATCATGTCTAAGTTGGATATTGCAGAAAAGCGCCGTCCTCAGGATGGTCGTCTGAAAGTGCGCACCTCCAAGGGGAAAGAGATGGACTTCCGTGTGAGCGTCCTGCCAACTCTTTGGGGTGAAAAAGTTGTTTTGCGTCTTTTGGATAAATCCAATTTGCAGTTGGATATGACAAAGCTTGGTTTTGAAGAGGACGATTTAAAACTGTTTAAGTCGCAGATCAATCTTCCTCAAGGCATGGTGTTGATCACGGGTCCGACGGGCTCTGGTAAAACAAATACGATTTATTCAGCTCTGTCTGAATTGAATCAGCCTGATGTGAATATTTCCACGGCCGAAGATCCGGTCGAATTCAACTTGGAAGGGATCAATCAGGTTCAGATGAATCCGGATATTGATCTGACTTTTGCCAGTGCTCTGAAATCTTTTTTGCGTCAGGACCCCGATATCGTTCTGGTGGGGGAGATTCGTGATCTTGAAACCGCCGAGATCGCTTTCAAAGCGGCCTCGACCGGTCACTTGGTCGTCAGCACTCTGCATACGAACGACGCCCCTTCGACGGTGATTCGTCTGACGGAAATGGGTGTTGCACCTTACATCATCACTTCGACGGTGAACTTGATTGTAGCGCAACGTCTTGTTGGTAAAATTTGTGAATCTTGTAAGGCGCCAGTTGAAGTTCCGGCGCAGACACTTTTGAATCTCGGCGTGCCGCAAGCCGAAGTCGGGGATTACAAAATCTTCCGCGGAAAAGGTTGTGCAAACTGTAATAACACAGGGATCAAAGGTCGTACGGCGATCTTTGAACTTATGCACATGACGGAAAAGATGAAAGAGGCGATCTTAAAAGGCGCCTCAACAGGACAGCTTCGTTACCTGGCGCGCGAGCAGGGAATGAGAACCTTAAGACGAAGTGCCTTGTTAAAGCTCAAGCGCGGGTTCACAACAATTGAAGAAGTACTCAATGCATCAGTGAAGGACACATAA
- a CDS encoding type II secretion system F family protein: MAKFQYQAKNTSGQVVQGEIEAANQQEAIIRLRAQQLLPVRVVQFGGARPAAGKNSSIFAARVKGKDLQIFTRQFATLINAGIPVVDSLKILSEGLRPGLLKEASAQVKTSIEGGRRLADSMAQVPNVFDKLYVNMIQAGEEAGILDSILQRLASYMEKSEKLKAQVKGALVYPMVIIVVAMIVIAGILVFIIPKFMEFFASSGKEPPALTQMVVSLSNSMINNWYVYLVFLVVGPFVFMQWIRTDAGKDTFDRFVMKAPVFGEVVQKSAIARLTRTLSTLLSSGVGLIEAIDISSKTAGNIVIEQSLLRCKESVTQGRTFAAPLGKEKAFPEMVVQMISIGEQSGTLDIMLGKIADFYEDEVETAVKAMTSLLEPLLMVVLGGIIAVLVVAMYLPIFNMADVVQ; encoded by the coding sequence ATGGCGAAATTCCAATATCAGGCAAAAAACACCTCGGGACAGGTTGTTCAAGGTGAAATTGAAGCGGCCAATCAACAGGAAGCTATCATTCGCTTGCGCGCGCAGCAGTTATTACCCGTAAGAGTTGTGCAGTTTGGCGGCGCTCGTCCTGCTGCCGGAAAAAATTCCAGCATTTTCGCCGCGCGTGTGAAGGGCAAGGATCTTCAGATCTTTACTCGTCAGTTTGCCACTTTGATCAATGCGGGTATCCCCGTTGTAGACTCTTTGAAGATTCTTTCAGAGGGCTTGCGCCCGGGACTTTTGAAGGAAGCCTCGGCCCAAGTAAAGACCTCCATCGAAGGCGGTCGTCGTTTGGCGGACTCGATGGCTCAGGTGCCTAATGTCTTTGATAAACTTTATGTGAACATGATTCAGGCCGGAGAAGAGGCGGGTATTCTTGATAGCATTCTTCAGCGTTTGGCCAGTTACATGGAAAAATCAGAAAAGCTGAAAGCCCAGGTCAAAGGGGCCTTGGTGTATCCGATGGTTATCATTGTCGTTGCGATGATCGTGATCGCGGGTATCTTGGTCTTCATCATTCCAAAGTTTATGGAATTCTTTGCCTCTTCAGGAAAAGAACCGCCTGCCTTGACGCAAATGGTGGTCAGCCTAAGTAACTCGATGATCAATAACTGGTACGTGTATCTTGTCTTCCTTGTTGTGGGGCCCTTTGTGTTTATGCAGTGGATTCGTACCGACGCAGGAAAGGACACCTTTGATCGTTTTGTGATGAAAGCCCCTGTCTTCGGCGAAGTTGTGCAAAAATCGGCAATCGCTCGTTTGACCAGAACACTTTCGACGCTTCTTTCTTCTGGTGTGGGTTTGATTGAGGCGATCGATATTTCATCAAAAACAGCAGGCAACATCGTCATTGAACAGTCATTGTTGCGCTGTAAAGAGTCCGTCACTCAAGGTCGCACCTTTGCCGCTCCTCTGGGGAAAGAAAAAGCTTTTCCGGAAATGGTCGTACAGATGATTTCCATTGGTGAACAATCCGGAACTTTGGACATTATGTTGGGTAAGATCGCTGACTTCTACGAAGATGAAGTCGAAACTGCAGTGAAGGCCATGACTTCTTTGTTAGAGCCACTTTTGATGGTGGTTCTGGGCGGTATCATTGCTGTTCTTGTCGTGGCGATGTATCTTCCGATCTTCAATATGGCGGACGTGGTTCAGTAG
- a CDS encoding sigma-54 dependent transcriptional regulator — MTNKLHTLIVDDEAELRRSVISILKSTMPEIDFTIDEASTGKEALDKVKQQQWDLVLMDVKMPEMNGIEALTAIKEHDPRTFVVLMTAHSNLHDAVLAIKEGAYDYVEKPVNPQLLTEIVRKSQEARDLVSSLALSNPVFDDDIESEFVGGSSKMKEVFNLIYRLCKVDTTVLVRGENGTGKELVAKAIHFNSPRKSGSFVAINCGAIPESLMESELFGHEKGAFTGAVERKIGKFQMANNGTLFLDEIGELRPDMQVKLLRVLQERKFTPVGGTREVKTTTRIIAATNRNLEKMMEEGTFREDLFYRLNVMPIFLPPLRERIDDIEALTQNFIKKFSKQHGRTIHGVTDDVLSLLKAYRWPGNIRELENVIERAFIVENSNEITVDSLPESLKLAPKESSDKTASVGYSGPLDFDAFKEEMEKEFIVSALKANNGRINQTVAQANIPKNTLLRKIRKYGINVKDYTNEE; from the coding sequence ATGACAAATAAACTCCACACCCTGATTGTAGACGATGAAGCTGAGTTGCGCCGCTCTGTCATTTCAATTCTGAAATCGACGATGCCGGAAATTGACTTCACTATTGACGAAGCATCCACCGGAAAAGAAGCCTTGGATAAAGTGAAACAACAGCAGTGGGACCTGGTGCTCATGGACGTCAAGATGCCAGAGATGAACGGCATCGAAGCGCTCACGGCCATCAAAGAACATGACCCGCGCACGTTCGTCGTTCTGATGACGGCGCATTCGAATCTTCATGATGCGGTCTTGGCCATCAAAGAGGGCGCCTACGACTACGTGGAAAAGCCCGTCAATCCGCAATTGCTGACTGAAATCGTCCGCAAAAGTCAGGAAGCGCGCGACCTGGTTTCAAGCCTTGCCCTGTCCAATCCGGTCTTTGATGACGATATCGAAAGTGAATTTGTCGGTGGCTCTTCCAAGATGAAAGAGGTCTTTAATTTAATCTATCGTCTTTGCAAAGTGGACACGACGGTGCTCGTGCGTGGCGAAAATGGTACGGGGAAGGAACTGGTGGCCAAGGCCATTCACTTCAACTCCCCTCGTAAATCGGGAAGTTTTGTCGCGATCAACTGCGGCGCTATTCCCGAAAGCCTGATGGAAAGCGAACTTTTCGGTCATGAAAAAGGTGCTTTCACAGGCGCGGTGGAAAGAAAAATCGGCAAATTCCAAATGGCCAACAACGGCACCCTGTTCCTGGATGAAATTGGCGAGTTGCGTCCCGATATGCAGGTTAAACTTTTGCGGGTTCTTCAGGAACGTAAGTTTACCCCCGTGGGCGGAACCCGCGAAGTGAAGACCACCACTCGCATTATCGCTGCCACCAATCGCAACTTGGAAAAGATGATGGAAGAAGGCACGTTCCGGGAAGATTTGTTCTATCGCCTGAACGTGATGCCGATCTTTCTGCCGCCTTTGCGTGAACGTATTGACGACATCGAAGCCTTAACCCAAAACTTTATTAAGAAGTTTTCAAAACAGCACGGTCGCACCATTCACGGCGTGACTGACGACGTTTTGTCTCTGTTAAAAGCGTATCGCTGGCCCGGCAATATCCGCGAGTTGGAAAACGTGATTGAGCGCGCCTTTATCGTTGAGAATTCCAACGAGATCACTGTGGACTCTTTACCGGAGTCGTTGAAGCTGGCTCCTAAAGAGAGTTCGGACAAAACGGCGAGCGTGGGTTATTCCGGTCCGCTGGATTTTGATGCCTTCAAAGAAGAGATGGAAAAAGAGTTTATCGTCAGTGCTTTGAAAGCCAACAACGGTCGCATCAATCAGACCGTGGCCCAGGCTAATATTCCTAAGAACACTTTGCTGCGCAAGATTCGTAAGTACGGTATCAATGTGAAGGATTACACTAACGAAGAATAA
- a CDS encoding glycosyltransferase family 9 protein codes for MPLNLVVQTAFLGDLLLSIPLLKKCRDQWPQHKLALVCRKGFGDFFLKTHLVDQVFEIEKGNADSYAKIVEHLRYVEVDNLISPHESLRTAFFNAKIKAKHKISFQKSWNFLVYSKRTQKNLQLPDALRQLSLLAPEDAQLAKDLTAYSAQAQPYAPGEHGKLSAPPKWASMSLRHQILELSQIYQSLQERFDLRGFDEGKAVLLFPGSVWATKRWTEEGFINAGKALQQKGYKVFVMGGPGEEELAEKVAKAIPESQSLAGKTKIIESAQLIARAALVIGNDSASTHLAAVCETPLIAVFGPTILEFGFRPWSADSYVVQTEGLKCRPCGKHGHKVCPIGTHVCMKNISAEEVLRTAGFILR; via the coding sequence ATGCCCTTGAATCTTGTCGTGCAAACAGCCTTTTTGGGAGATCTTCTGCTCTCCATCCCGCTCCTGAAAAAGTGCCGGGACCAATGGCCCCAGCATAAGCTGGCTCTAGTTTGTCGCAAAGGCTTCGGAGACTTCTTTCTTAAAACTCATCTTGTTGACCAGGTTTTTGAAATTGAAAAAGGCAATGCGGACTCTTACGCAAAGATCGTCGAGCATCTTCGCTACGTGGAAGTGGATAATCTGATTTCACCCCACGAATCTTTAAGAACGGCTTTCTTTAACGCCAAAATCAAAGCAAAACACAAAATCAGTTTTCAAAAATCTTGGAATTTTTTGGTCTATTCCAAGCGCACACAAAAAAATCTGCAACTTCCCGATGCTCTAAGGCAATTAAGTTTGTTGGCACCCGAAGATGCTCAGCTTGCCAAAGACCTGACGGCTTATTCCGCACAGGCTCAGCCATACGCTCCCGGTGAACATGGCAAACTTTCAGCTCCGCCGAAGTGGGCATCGATGAGTTTGCGTCACCAGATTCTCGAGCTCTCGCAGATCTATCAGTCTTTGCAAGAGCGCTTTGATCTTCGCGGATTTGACGAAGGCAAAGCGGTTCTGCTTTTCCCGGGCAGTGTGTGGGCGACCAAGCGTTGGACCGAGGAAGGTTTTATCAACGCGGGGAAAGCGCTTCAACAAAAAGGCTACAAAGTGTTTGTTATGGGCGGCCCCGGTGAAGAAGAACTGGCTGAAAAAGTCGCTAAGGCGATTCCGGAGTCACAATCATTGGCAGGAAAAACCAAGATTATTGAGTCTGCGCAATTAATTGCACGGGCGGCCTTGGTCATTGGTAACGACAGTGCTTCGACTCATTTGGCGGCGGTGTGTGAAACACCATTGATCGCAGTTTTTGGGCCGACCATTCTCGAATTTGGTTTCCGTCCCTGGTCTGCGGATAGCTATGTTGTGCAAACGGAAGGGCTTAAGTGCCGACCTTGTGGAAAACATGGCCACAAGGTCTGTCCGATCGGCACTCATGTCTGCATGAAGAATATTTCCGCTGAAGAAGTCCTGCGCACGGCAGGCTTTATTCTTCGTTAG
- a CDS encoding bifunctional riboflavin kinase/FAD synthetase: MHILQGVKQLNSPLEASVITIGNFDGVHLGHQQLIENVVREAQYFGVPSVVYTFHPHPVKVLRPERATYRLFDLQDQQEQFQKRSVEYVIIEEFTKDFAKVSPQEFLEKYIVANLHPKTLVVGHDFSFGADRAGNIPFLEKFCAEKGIRLIIIPPFQYQGAVVSSTRIREKLKSGEVEKANELLGRTYYVRGHVEKGFQRGRTIGVPTANIHPDVEFIPRQGVYCTLTKIGNHLHPSVTNIGVNPTFHESGKGPIKIETHLFDFDAHLYGTEVEVYLLHFIRDEMKFSGIEELKAQIQKDMAETRRYFDEHPEVR, from the coding sequence ATGCATATCCTTCAAGGCGTTAAACAGTTGAACTCCCCCCTAGAGGCCTCCGTAATCACTATAGGGAACTTTGATGGGGTTCATTTAGGTCACCAACAGCTGATAGAAAATGTGGTTCGCGAAGCTCAATATTTTGGCGTGCCATCGGTGGTGTACACCTTCCACCCACACCCTGTAAAAGTTCTGCGTCCCGAGCGGGCGACGTACCGCCTTTTTGATTTGCAGGATCAGCAGGAGCAGTTTCAAAAACGCAGTGTTGAATACGTGATTATTGAAGAGTTTACGAAGGACTTTGCGAAGGTTTCTCCGCAAGAGTTTTTGGAAAAATACATCGTGGCCAATCTTCACCCTAAAACTTTGGTGGTCGGCCATGATTTTTCATTCGGTGCCGATCGTGCCGGAAATATTCCCTTCCTGGAAAAATTCTGCGCGGAAAAGGGCATTCGACTGATAATCATTCCGCCATTTCAATATCAGGGCGCCGTGGTCTCTTCGACCCGCATCCGGGAAAAACTGAAGAGCGGCGAAGTCGAAAAAGCCAACGAACTTTTGGGCCGAACTTACTATGTTCGCGGGCATGTGGAAAAAGGATTTCAGCGTGGACGCACTATTGGCGTTCCTACAGCCAATATTCATCCCGATGTCGAGTTCATTCCACGGCAAGGCGTGTATTGCACGCTCACAAAGATCGGCAATCATCTTCATCCCTCCGTCACTAATATCGGTGTCAATCCCACATTTCACGAAAGTGGCAAAGGACCCATAAAAATTGAAACTCATCTTTTTGATTTCGATGCCCATCTTTACGGGACAGAGGTCGAGGTTTATCTTCTGCATTTCATTCGCGATGAGATGAAGTTCTCAGGAATTGAAGAATTAAAGGCCCAGATTCAAAAAGACATGGCCGAAACGCGCAGGTATTTCGATGAGCACCCTGAAGTTCGTTGA
- a CDS encoding ATP-binding protein, which translates to MRLSFALQNNKEQGLWVEFGRLSLFVLILLISVISSIVQEGFVNWSILGPFYSILTVALGLHIIWFSFWDRLLQRPLLLFLGFVCDSLLISLLIYHSGISQSLFMFLHLVNILLAGIACRGVGAVTLALFTSIFFSGAALFSPEMKALNFFFLLALNNIAFFSVAGLSGYLSEQLQSVGSELTKTGQSLRSAQELNEVLIENIPTGMVSFTENGDIVKANSSAAQILGLADVATTNFYQLFPELDKAQAQIKKDVKYAAGLDLPPKILGLTVSRIYSPELQAHLSIALFDDLTKIRQLEYNARQNEKLAAVGGLAAGIAHEIRNPLAGISGSIEMLTQTVTNDDDRKLMKIVLREIDRLNNLITEFLDYARPETPPTDPVDLSFLLTEVLDSMRTNNQVRADVEQIREYDGGLTILGRRDKLKQAFLNIIINSYQAMNESSQPKISVRALAKGNEVEVRIRDAGCGMSEATKKKMFEPFHTTKPKGTGLGLAVTHKILEGHGAQVFVESEVGVGTEFILTFPKAN; encoded by the coding sequence ATGCGCTTAAGTTTTGCTTTGCAGAACAATAAGGAACAGGGACTGTGGGTGGAATTTGGCCGCCTCAGTCTTTTTGTTCTTATACTTCTGATCAGTGTGATCTCCAGTATCGTGCAGGAAGGATTTGTGAACTGGTCCATTCTGGGGCCGTTCTATTCCATTCTGACTGTCGCGCTGGGTCTGCATATAATTTGGTTTTCATTCTGGGATCGCTTGCTGCAACGACCCCTCTTGCTATTTTTAGGCTTTGTTTGCGACTCGTTACTTATTTCTTTGCTGATCTATCACTCGGGAATTAGTCAGTCTCTTTTCATGTTCTTACACCTGGTAAATATTCTTTTGGCCGGAATTGCTTGTCGGGGAGTTGGCGCTGTGACGCTCGCTCTTTTTACCAGCATCTTTTTTTCGGGAGCGGCGTTGTTCTCTCCGGAAATGAAAGCTTTGAACTTCTTTTTCCTTCTGGCTCTGAATAACATCGCGTTCTTTTCGGTGGCGGGACTTTCCGGCTATTTGAGCGAGCAATTGCAAAGTGTCGGTAGTGAGCTCACGAAGACCGGGCAAAGTTTACGATCCGCGCAAGAGCTGAACGAAGTTCTGATTGAAAACATCCCGACCGGAATGGTTTCATTCACGGAAAATGGCGACATTGTAAAGGCGAATTCTTCCGCTGCTCAGATTCTGGGACTTGCCGACGTGGCGACGACAAACTTCTATCAGCTTTTTCCAGAGTTGGATAAGGCGCAGGCGCAAATCAAAAAAGACGTGAAGTACGCCGCTGGCTTGGACTTGCCGCCTAAAATACTTGGGTTGACGGTGTCGCGGATTTACAGCCCTGAGCTGCAAGCGCATCTGTCCATCGCTCTTTTTGATGACTTAACAAAAATTCGCCAACTGGAATACAATGCCCGCCAAAATGAAAAACTGGCGGCCGTGGGCGGATTGGCGGCAGGGATCGCGCACGAGATTCGCAATCCTTTGGCGGGAATCAGTGGAAGTATCGAAATGCTGACACAGACGGTGACAAATGACGATGATCGCAAGCTGATGAAAATCGTCTTGCGTGAAATTGATCGTCTCAACAACCTCATCACCGAATTTTTGGACTACGCCAGACCCGAAACTCCGCCAACAGATCCTGTGGATCTGTCTTTCTTGTTAACCGAGGTTTTGGATTCGATGCGCACCAACAATCAAGTGCGGGCGGATGTTGAACAAATCCGTGAATATGATGGCGGCCTCACGATTCTGGGACGTCGAGATAAATTGAAACAGGCTTTTCTGAATATCATTATTAATTCTTACCAAGCGATGAATGAAAGTTCTCAGCCCAAAATTTCAGTTCGGGCCCTGGCAAAAGGCAATGAAGTGGAAGTGCGGATTCGCGATGCCGGCTGCGGGATGAGTGAAGCGACGAAGAAGAAAATGTTTGAACCTTTCCATACGACGAAGCCGAAGGGCACAGGCCTAGGTCTAGCTGTGACTCATAAGATTTTGGAAGGGCATGGAGCACAAGTCTTTGTCGAGAGTGAAGTGGGCGTAGGTACTGAGTTTATTTTGACTTTTCCCAAAGCAAACTGA
- a CDS encoding pilT, twitching motility protein PilT → MSFTELLLQAKAKKAEEFLFVVGSEPRVRLSSGWTSLRSSPALITEWNLLQQSLLSSQQKAILETTGVVQGEASFESVRIGFSFFQQDTTMKAVLDMDLDGGRQEIALPPSLLESCARMKGLVLLSGPGESGQVWALHKILQKLSEEKSFVGVVFSRKAFPQVKEAKACYLYHSGEFRKPEERESLMAGVDMVVFEGFADDESLLEALALAERGMFVIYSMKAPSLTNALRRSLAVLGEKYGEHGAPRLSEILSLAAGQYAVSGLAGDKVFAHEVLLLKPQVRHLLETEDIKGLESLLNHAQENSGILTLNQSLLQHLIRRRVDLKTAFEVSRDPDNLDQLLKKVGI, encoded by the coding sequence ATGAGTTTCACGGAACTTCTTTTGCAGGCAAAAGCGAAAAAGGCTGAAGAGTTTTTATTTGTCGTCGGCAGCGAGCCGCGGGTTCGACTGTCTTCCGGCTGGACGAGCTTGCGATCTTCGCCGGCCCTGATCACTGAATGGAATCTTTTGCAGCAAAGTCTGCTTTCCAGTCAGCAAAAAGCCATTCTTGAAACCACGGGAGTGGTGCAAGGGGAAGCTTCTTTCGAAAGCGTGCGCATCGGTTTTTCTTTCTTTCAGCAAGACACGACCATGAAGGCCGTTTTAGATATGGACCTTGATGGTGGACGTCAAGAGATCGCTTTGCCGCCGTCTTTGCTGGAAAGCTGCGCCCGCATGAAAGGCTTGGTTCTTCTTTCAGGTCCTGGAGAGTCGGGGCAAGTCTGGGCTCTACATAAAATTTTACAAAAACTCAGCGAAGAAAAGTCTTTCGTGGGCGTGGTCTTTTCGCGCAAAGCCTTCCCGCAAGTCAAAGAGGCCAAAGCCTGTTATCTCTATCACAGCGGTGAATTTAGAAAGCCGGAAGAGCGCGAAAGCCTTATGGCGGGTGTGGACATGGTGGTCTTTGAAGGATTCGCCGATGATGAATCATTGCTTGAGGCTCTCGCTTTGGCAGAACGCGGAATGTTCGTGATCTACTCGATGAAAGCGCCCTCATTGACCAATGCTCTTCGTCGTTCTTTGGCCGTATTAGGAGAAAAATACGGCGAACACGGTGCCCCTCGTTTATCTGAAATCTTAAGTCTTGCCGCCGGACAATATGCGGTCAGCGGTCTTGCCGGTGACAAAGTTTTTGCACATGAAGTTCTGCTTTTAAAACCGCAGGTTCGTCATCTTCTTGAGACCGAGGACATCAAGGGCCTGGAGTCTTTGCTGAACCATGCACAGGAAAACTCCGGCATTCTCACACTCAATCAGTCTTTGCTTCAGCATCTCATCCGCCGACGTGTGGACCTTAAAACAGCATTTGAAGTTTCTCGAGACCCTGACAATCTCGATCAGCTTTTGAAGAAGGTAGGTATCTAA
- a CDS encoding CHASE2 and HATPase_c domain-containing protein, protein MLRRVQNPSNQDPTPAKLGLREIKVRLEVLLRFFSRRRGFWLRCILCWSIGCLALSNDEITSYDQRFQLRGDQRASQQIVLITIRQSDFATIYDSRTNFLDNMSEVTDITDSFFWNKPVWNELLLKILRQNPRSVGVTLYFGDNIGTVRLSQEEQRLFLDKRVVWASTTNSLERVLTPAFANRDHDNLGNNEVRRDEDGVVRRVFPQRAELPHLVERLTGKKFPTTLAGLPINYAGSSRVFTQYTLSEIMYDEIPANAFSDKIVLIGAETSAAPVYMTPVGTLSRSEILAHVTDTVLGNKWIQRLSFWWYAAGFFILMMMAVFLITTYPQSVALFCILWIGTLLAALSAWVFDSFYFWSPAFSPFVLLGACWIIFIGYQATKIEKKNFRLQQEQQYMQELEQLKNNFVSLISHDLKTPIAKIQAIVDRLLTQNADTELGQDLRSLRVYGDELNRYIQSILKVLRVESRDFKIHTEVGDINEVIEEALQTLRPLAREKNIQIHTALEPMFSLEFDLTLIKEVIINLVENAIKYTPRDGQIEVISLEADDMVHVIVKDTGEGIKPEDMDKVWRKFTRGSDQDLRTKGTGLGLYLVKYFIELHGGKVKMESTVGQGTTVSFTLPLDSEIVVENETEVIA, encoded by the coding sequence ATGTTGCGACGCGTGCAAAACCCCTCTAATCAAGATCCAACTCCGGCGAAGCTGGGGTTGAGAGAAATCAAAGTCCGTCTCGAAGTCCTGCTTCGATTCTTTTCCCGTCGCCGCGGATTTTGGCTCCGTTGTATTTTGTGTTGGAGCATCGGGTGCCTAGCCCTTTCCAATGATGAAATCACTTCTTACGATCAGCGCTTTCAACTGCGCGGCGATCAACGAGCCTCCCAACAGATCGTTCTGATCACCATTCGCCAATCTGACTTCGCGACGATTTACGACAGCAGGACCAACTTCCTGGACAACATGTCTGAAGTCACCGACATCACGGACAGCTTTTTCTGGAACAAACCGGTGTGGAATGAATTGCTTTTAAAAATTCTGCGCCAGAATCCTCGTTCCGTCGGGGTCACTTTGTATTTCGGCGACAATATCGGGACGGTCCGTTTGTCTCAGGAAGAACAACGTTTATTTCTGGATAAACGCGTGGTGTGGGCTTCGACCACAAACAGCTTAGAGCGAGTCCTGACACCGGCCTTTGCCAACCGCGACCATGACAACCTTGGTAATAACGAAGTTCGCCGTGACGAAGACGGTGTGGTCCGCCGCGTGTTTCCGCAAAGAGCAGAACTGCCCCACCTGGTGGAACGCCTGACAGGCAAGAAATTTCCTACAACTTTGGCAGGTCTTCCCATCAACTACGCTGGTTCCAGCCGCGTTTTCACTCAGTACACCTTGAGCGAAATCATGTACGACGAAATTCCTGCGAACGCCTTTTCCGATAAGATCGTCCTGATCGGGGCCGAAACGTCGGCGGCCCCGGTTTACATGACACCTGTGGGGACCTTGTCACGCTCAGAGATTCTGGCGCACGTGACGGACACAGTTTTGGGAAACAAGTGGATCCAGCGTCTTTCGTTCTGGTGGTATGCTGCCGGATTTTTCATTCTGATGATGATGGCGGTCTTCCTTATCACGACGTATCCGCAATCAGTCGCGCTGTTTTGCATTCTTTGGATCGGCACTTTGCTGGCCGCCTTGTCGGCTTGGGTTTTCGATAGTTTCTATTTCTGGTCCCCTGCCTTTTCGCCGTTTGTACTTTTAGGCGCCTGCTGGATCATTTTTATCGGCTATCAGGCGACAAAAATCGAAAAGAAGAACTTCCGGTTGCAACAAGAACAGCAGTACATGCAGGAATTAGAACAGCTTAAAAACAACTTCGTCAGTTTGATCTCCCACGATCTCAAAACACCGATCGCAAAAATTCAGGCCATCGTGGATCGTTTGCTGACTCAAAATGCGGACACGGAATTGGGCCAAGACCTGCGCTCTTTGCGCGTTTATGGAGACGAACTAAACCGCTATATTCAATCCATTCTGAAGGTTTTGCGTGTCGAATCCCGCGACTTTAAAATTCACACCGAAGTCGGTGATATCAACGAAGTGATTGAGGAAGCGCTGCAAACCTTGCGTCCTTTGGCGCGGGAAAAGAACATTCAAATCCACACGGCCCTGGAACCTATGTTCTCTTTGGAGTTTGACTTGACGTTGATCAAAGAGGTGATCATCAACCTGGTGGAAAATGCCATCAAATACACACCTCGTGATGGCCAAATCGAAGTGATCTCTCTGGAGGCCGATGACATGGTTCACGTCATTGTCAAAGACACCGGGGAAGGTATCAAACCCGAAGACATGGACAAAGTATGGCGTAAGTTCACTCGCGGTAGCGACCAGGATCTTCGCACCAAAGGAACAGGTTTAGGACTTTACTTAGTAAAATACTTTATTGAACTGCATGGCGGGAAAGTAAAAATGGAAAGCACCGTGGGCCAAGGCACGACGGTCTCTTTCACTTTACCGCTGGATTCTGAAATCGTAGTAGAAAATGAAACTGAGGTGATCGCATGA